The Toxoplasma gondii ME49 chromosome III, whole genome shotgun sequence genome includes a window with the following:
- a CDS encoding hypothetical protein (encoded by transcript TGME49_253570~Signal peptide predicted by SignalP 2.0 HMM (probability 0.714) with cleavage site probability 0.612 at residue 21) has protein sequence MAAPRGLPISAATLMEGVCRAAGLEMRSSELDQKSLGYFLVDIRTRGAVAAQQRYLALQGEYALAYDQYLQAQAALQPRQEAAEKLLGQVDDQLRKAMEQAAKYRLESEKKRYQRAQEQDEFVASTSDPKYYAIMQGLNDTHRSWVDKIVFPFYCFKAQLEECENALWVKHTAIATAQQVNALWTYECQAVQMQLEMIKDEAEHEALGAEAHERFLQHRLQEIRAKNKERKKKLREEKFRRKPDDHAASTSGPYEAEEPGVSLSRTQGSASPGSAPKAKTRATSHVKSMRRSSSATAGSAGRQSAVQSKTKVNAAEWL, from the exons ATGGCGGCTCCTCGAGGACTTCCGATCAGCGCTGCGACGTTGATGGAAGGAGTCTGTCGAGCTGCAGGTCTGGAAATGCGAAGCAGTGAACTGGATCAGAAGTCGCTTGGCTACTTTCTTGTAGACATTCGTACGCGAGGAGCTGTTGCCGCTCAGCAGCGCTACCTCGCTTTGCAAGGAGAATATGCACTTGCCTATGACCAATATCTGCAGGCTCAG GCAGCTTTGCAGCCGCGTCAAGAGGCTGCCGAGAAGCTCTTGGGGCAGGTGGACGACCAGCTGAGGAAAGCGATGGAGCAAGCAGCAAAATATCGcctcgagagcgagaagaaaaggtaCCAGCGAGCTCAGGAACAAGATGAATTCGTAGCCAGCACCTCGGACCCCAAGTATTACGCTATCATGCAAG GCCTCAACGATACGCACCGGTCATGGGTCGACAAAATTGTTTTCCCCTTCTACTGCTTCAAGGCACAACTGGAGGAGTGTGAGAATGCGCTTTGGGTGAAACACACAGCCATCGCAACTGCTCAA CAAGTTAACGCGTTGTGGACCTACGAGTGCCAGGCGGTGCAGATGCAGCTGGAAATGATAAAAGACGAAGCGGAACACGAAGCTCTCGGA GCCGAAGCTCACGAGCGGTTCCTCCAGCATCGACTCCAAGAGATTCGCGcgaaaaacaaggaaaggaagaagaaactaAGGGAGGAAAAGTTTCGCAGAAAGCCGGATGACCATGCGGCGTCTACCTCTGGACCCTATGAAGCC GAAGAGCCTGGCGTTTCGTTGTCGCGGACCCAAGGTAGCGCGTCGCCGGGCAGTGCACCGAAGGCGAAAACGCGAGCAACGTCCCACGTAAAAAGCATGCGCAGGTCTTCTTCGGCCACCGCAGGAAGTGCTGGGCGTCAATCTGCTGTGCAAAGTAAAACCAAAGTTAACGCTGCAGAGTGGCTATAG